The following coding sequences are from one Streptomyces sp. NBC_01232 window:
- a CDS encoding HAMP domain-containing protein — protein sequence MESGAAVRRTGTRPKGGRSRRSGTTEVDTAALNRLLTALVSMRDGNFRKRLTVSGEGVMAEIAAVYNEVADRNLHLTGELSRVRRMVGREGKLSERLETGACEGSWAAAIDASNQLVDDLARPVSEVGRVLSAVAEGDLDQRMDLRTQAAEGAGHPLRGEFLKVGRTVNNLVDQLSAFTDEVTRVALEVGTEGKLGGQAQVRGMSGSWKDLTDSVNTMAYRLTAQVRDIALVTTAVAKGDLSRKVTVHVAGEMLQLKNTVNTMVDQLSSFSSEVTRVAREVGTEGELGGQAKVPGVAGVWKDLTDSVNTMAGNLTAQVRGIAQVTTAVANGDLSQKVRVSARGEVAQLAETINQMTETLRTFADEVTRVASEVGAKGLLGGQAQVPGAAGTWKDLTDSVNTVFRNLTTQVRDIAQVTTAVANGDLSQKVTVDVAGEMLELKNTVNTMVDQLSSFGAEVTRVAREVGVEGELGGQAQVPGAAGTWKDLTDSVNTAFRNLTGQVRNIAQVTTAVANGDLSQKVTVDVSGEMLQLKNTVNTMVDQLSSFADQVTRMARDVGTEGRLGGQARVEGVSGTWKELTDSVNFMAGNLTSQVRQIAQVTTAVARGDLSQKIDVDARGEILELKNTINTMVDQLSAFAEQVTRVARDVGTEGRLGGQAQVPGVAGVWRDLTDSVNGMAGNLTSQVRNIAQVATAVARGDLSQKIDVDARGEILELKNTLNTMVDQLSNFAEQVTRVAREVGTEGILGGQAEVKGVSGTWKDLTQSVNFMANNLTSQVRNIAEVTTAVAMGDLSKKITVDAKGEILELVTTVNTMVDQLSSFAEQVTRVAREVGSEGILGGQARVRGVTGIWKDLTDNVNLMANNLTSQVRNISQVSAAVANGDLTKKVTVEARGEVAQLADTVNTMVKTLSSFADEVTRVAREVGTEGRLGGQAHVPGVSGTWKDLTDSVNFMASNLTGQVRQIAMVTTAIAKGDMTKKIDIDARGEILELKTTINTMVDQLSSFADQVTRVAREVGTEGILGGQARVRDVDGTWRDLTESVNEMAGNLTRQVRAIAAVATAVTRGDLNLKIDVDAAGEIQVLQDNINTMIANLRDTTLANKEQDWLKGNLARISALMQGRRELDDVASLIMSELTPVVSAQHGAFFLALPAGGTTEIGTEGGADGSYELRMRGSYAYAGGQMPISFRPGEGLIGAVAEEKRMILVENTPPGYLKISSGLGEAPPAHVIVLPVLFEGKVLGVIELASFTPFTQIQKDFLSQIAEMIGTSVNTISVNSKTEMLLKQSQEMTEQLRERSDELENRQKALQAANAELEEKAELLAQQNRDIEVKNTEIEEARQVLEERAEQLAVSMRYKSEFLANMSHELRTPLNSLLILAKLLADNADGNLSPKQVEFAETIHGAGSDLLQLINDILDLSKVEAGKMDVSPTRIALVQLVDYVEATFRPLTAEKGLDFSVRVSPELPATLHTDEQRLLQVLRNLLSNAVKFTDSGAVELVIRPAGADVPIAIREQLLEAGSLREADADLIAFSVTDTGIGIAASKMLVIFEAFKQADGTTSRKYGGTGLGLSISREIARLLGGEIHAASEPGRGSTFTLYLPLHPSELPPQGYAPPTPGGARGELYRRSLDGGRPALPGNQAGPASVPSVQGQPARPALSAAEPAGQGQGGGGAALFRRRRKAPSDLEPRTAVPGQPNVVGPEDGWGSADEELPVVPRTYDFHGEKVLIVDDDVRNVFALTSVLEQHGLAVLYAENGREGIEVLEQHDDVTVVLMDIMMPEMDGYATTSAIRRMPQFAGLPIIALTAKAMKGDREKAIDSGASDYVTKPVDPDYLLSVMEQWMRGK from the coding sequence GTGGAGTCTGGCGCAGCGGTGCGGCGTACGGGAACGCGGCCGAAGGGCGGACGTTCCCGGCGCAGTGGCACGACGGAGGTCGATACCGCCGCTCTGAACCGGCTGCTCACGGCCCTGGTGTCGATGCGGGACGGGAACTTCCGCAAGCGGCTGACGGTGTCCGGCGAGGGCGTGATGGCGGAGATCGCCGCCGTCTACAACGAGGTCGCCGACCGTAATCTTCATCTCACCGGGGAGCTGTCCCGGGTGCGGCGGATGGTGGGCCGCGAGGGCAAGCTGAGCGAACGGCTGGAAACAGGTGCCTGTGAGGGCTCCTGGGCGGCCGCGATCGATGCCTCGAACCAGTTGGTGGACGATCTGGCCCGGCCGGTGTCCGAGGTGGGCCGGGTGCTGTCGGCGGTGGCCGAGGGCGATCTGGACCAGCGGATGGATCTGCGGACGCAGGCGGCCGAGGGGGCCGGGCATCCGCTGCGCGGGGAGTTCCTGAAGGTCGGGCGGACGGTGAACAACCTGGTCGACCAGCTGTCCGCGTTCACCGACGAGGTGACGCGTGTGGCGCTGGAGGTGGGCACCGAGGGCAAACTCGGCGGTCAGGCCCAGGTGCGCGGGATGTCGGGTTCGTGGAAGGACCTGACGGACTCCGTCAACACGATGGCGTACCGCCTCACCGCTCAGGTGCGTGACATCGCTCTCGTCACGACGGCGGTCGCCAAGGGCGATCTGTCGCGCAAGGTCACGGTGCACGTGGCCGGCGAGATGCTCCAGCTGAAGAACACCGTGAACACGATGGTGGACCAGCTGTCCTCCTTCTCCTCCGAGGTGACAAGGGTCGCCCGAGAGGTGGGTACGGAGGGCGAGCTGGGCGGCCAGGCGAAGGTGCCCGGGGTCGCGGGCGTGTGGAAGGACCTGACCGACTCGGTCAACACCATGGCCGGGAACCTGACGGCCCAGGTGCGCGGGATCGCGCAGGTGACGACCGCGGTCGCGAACGGCGACCTGTCGCAGAAGGTACGGGTCAGCGCGCGCGGCGAGGTGGCGCAGCTGGCCGAAACGATCAACCAGATGACCGAGACGCTGCGGACCTTCGCGGACGAGGTCACGCGCGTGGCCAGCGAGGTCGGGGCCAAGGGTCTGCTCGGCGGCCAGGCGCAGGTGCCGGGGGCGGCGGGCACGTGGAAGGACCTCACCGACTCGGTGAACACCGTCTTCCGCAATCTCACCACCCAGGTGCGGGACATCGCCCAGGTGACGACGGCGGTCGCCAACGGCGACCTGTCGCAGAAGGTCACCGTCGATGTGGCCGGCGAGATGCTGGAGTTGAAGAACACCGTCAACACCATGGTGGACCAGCTGTCCTCCTTCGGTGCAGAAGTGACGCGTGTGGCCCGTGAGGTCGGCGTCGAGGGTGAACTGGGCGGCCAGGCGCAGGTGCCCGGAGCCGCGGGGACGTGGAAGGACCTCACCGACTCGGTGAACACGGCTTTCCGCAACCTCACCGGGCAGGTCCGCAACATCGCTCAGGTGACGACGGCGGTGGCCAACGGCGACCTGTCGCAGAAGGTCACCGTCGACGTCTCCGGCGAGATGCTCCAGCTGAAGAACACCGTGAACACGATGGTGGACCAGCTGTCCTCCTTCGCGGACCAGGTCACGCGGATGGCGCGGGACGTGGGTACGGAGGGCCGGCTCGGCGGCCAGGCCCGGGTCGAGGGGGTGTCCGGCACCTGGAAGGAGCTCACCGACTCCGTCAACTTCATGGCCGGGAACCTGACGTCGCAGGTGCGCCAGATCGCGCAGGTGACGACGGCGGTTGCCCGCGGTGACCTGTCGCAGAAGATCGATGTGGACGCCCGGGGCGAGATCCTGGAGCTGAAGAACACCATCAACACGATGGTGGACCAGCTCTCGGCCTTCGCCGAGCAGGTGACCCGGGTGGCCCGGGACGTGGGGACCGAGGGCCGGCTCGGCGGTCAGGCGCAGGTGCCCGGGGTGGCCGGCGTATGGCGTGACCTGACGGACTCCGTGAACGGCATGGCCGGGAACCTGACCTCGCAGGTGCGCAACATCGCCCAGGTCGCGACGGCGGTTGCCCGCGGTGACCTGTCGCAGAAGATCGATGTGGACGCCCGGGGCGAGATCCTGGAGCTGAAGAACACCCTGAACACGATGGTCGACCAGCTCTCGAACTTCGCGGAGCAGGTGACGCGGGTGGCGCGCGAGGTGGGTACCGAGGGCATCCTCGGCGGCCAGGCGGAGGTGAAGGGGGTCTCCGGTACCTGGAAGGACCTCACCCAGTCCGTCAACTTCATGGCGAACAACCTGACGTCGCAGGTGCGCAACATCGCCGAGGTGACCACGGCCGTCGCCATGGGCGACCTCTCCAAGAAGATCACCGTCGACGCCAAGGGCGAGATCCTCGAGCTGGTCACCACCGTGAACACGATGGTGGACCAGCTGTCGTCGTTCGCCGAGCAGGTGACGCGGGTGGCCCGTGAGGTGGGCTCCGAGGGCATCCTCGGCGGTCAGGCCCGGGTGCGCGGGGTGACGGGCATCTGGAAGGACCTGACCGACAACGTCAACCTGATGGCCAACAACCTGACCTCCCAGGTGCGCAACATCTCCCAGGTCTCGGCGGCGGTCGCCAACGGTGACCTGACGAAGAAGGTCACGGTCGAGGCGCGCGGCGAGGTCGCGCAGCTCGCCGACACCGTCAACACGATGGTGAAGACGCTGTCGTCCTTCGCGGACGAGGTGACGCGCGTGGCCCGCGAGGTGGGTACGGAGGGACGCCTGGGCGGCCAGGCGCACGTGCCGGGCGTCTCGGGGACGTGGAAGGACCTCACCGACTCGGTGAACTTCATGGCCTCCAACCTCACCGGCCAGGTGCGGCAGATCGCCATGGTCACGACCGCCATCGCCAAGGGCGACATGACCAAGAAGATCGACATCGACGCCCGGGGCGAGATCCTGGAGCTGAAGACGACGATCAACACGATGGTGGACCAGCTGTCCTCCTTCGCCGACCAGGTGACCCGGGTGGCGCGCGAGGTGGGCACCGAGGGCATCCTGGGCGGCCAGGCCCGGGTCCGGGACGTAGACGGCACCTGGCGGGACCTGACCGAGTCCGTGAACGAGATGGCCGGGAACCTCACCCGGCAGGTGCGCGCGATCGCGGCCGTGGCCACCGCGGTGACCCGCGGCGACCTGAACCTGAAGATCGACGTGGACGCGGCGGGCGAGATCCAGGTCCTCCAGGACAACATCAACACGATGATCGCCAACCTGCGCGACACCACCTTGGCCAACAAGGAGCAGGACTGGCTCAAGGGCAACCTGGCCCGGATCTCGGCCCTGATGCAGGGCCGCCGGGAGCTCGACGACGTGGCCTCGCTGATCATGAGCGAGCTGACCCCCGTGGTCTCCGCGCAGCACGGCGCCTTCTTCCTGGCGCTGCCGGCCGGCGGTACCACCGAGATCGGGACGGAAGGGGGCGCGGACGGTTCGTACGAGCTGCGGATGCGCGGGAGCTACGCGTACGCGGGCGGCCAGATGCCGATCTCCTTCAGGCCGGGGGAGGGCCTGATCGGGGCGGTCGCCGAGGAGAAGCGGATGATCCTCGTCGAGAACACCCCGCCGGGCTACCTGAAGATCTCCTCGGGGCTGGGCGAGGCGCCGCCGGCGCACGTCATCGTGCTGCCGGTGCTCTTCGAGGGGAAGGTGCTCGGCGTCATCGAGCTGGCCTCCTTCACGCCCTTCACGCAGATCCAGAAGGACTTCCTCAGCCAGATCGCCGAGATGATCGGTACGAGCGTCAACACCATCAGCGTCAACTCCAAGACGGAGATGCTGCTGAAGCAGTCGCAGGAGATGACCGAGCAGCTGCGCGAGCGCTCGGACGAGCTGGAGAACCGGCAGAAGGCCCTGCAGGCCGCCAACGCGGAGCTGGAGGAGAAGGCCGAGCTGCTGGCCCAGCAGAACCGGGACATCGAGGTGAAGAACACCGAGATCGAGGAGGCCCGGCAGGTCCTGGAGGAGCGCGCCGAGCAGCTCGCGGTCTCGATGCGCTACAAGTCCGAGTTCCTGGCGAACATGTCGCACGAGCTGCGGACGCCGCTCAACTCGCTGCTGATCCTGGCCAAGCTGCTCGCCGACAACGCGGACGGGAACCTCTCGCCCAAGCAGGTGGAGTTCGCCGAGACCATCCACGGCGCGGGTTCCGACCTGCTGCAGCTGATCAACGACATCCTCGACCTGTCGAAGGTCGAGGCGGGGAAGATGGACGTCTCGCCGACCCGGATCGCGCTGGTCCAGCTCGTGGACTACGTGGAGGCGACCTTCCGGCCGCTGACGGCGGAGAAGGGCCTGGACTTCTCGGTCCGGGTCTCGCCGGAGCTGCCCGCCACCTTGCACACCGACGAGCAGCGGCTGCTCCAGGTGCTGCGCAACCTGCTGTCCAACGCGGTGAAGTTCACCGACAGCGGGGCGGTGGAGCTGGTGATCCGTCCGGCGGGGGCGGATGTGCCGATCGCGATCCGCGAGCAGCTGCTGGAGGCCGGTTCGCTGCGGGAGGCGGACGCGGACCTGATCGCCTTCTCGGTCACCGACACCGGGATCGGGATCGCGGCGAGCAAGATGCTGGTGATCTTCGAGGCGTTCAAGCAGGCGGACGGGACGACGAGCCGTAAGTACGGCGGCACCGGGCTGGGTCTGTCGATCAGCCGGGAGATCGCCCGGCTGCTGGGCGGCGAGATCCACGCGGCCAGCGAGCCCGGCCGCGGGTCCACCTTCACGCTGTACCTGCCGCTGCACCCGAGCGAGCTGCCTCCGCAGGGGTACGCGCCGCCGACGCCCGGCGGAGCCCGCGGCGAGCTGTACCGCAGGTCGCTGGACGGGGGACGGCCCGCGCTGCCGGGCAACCAGGCCGGGCCCGCGTCCGTACCGTCGGTGCAGGGGCAGCCGGCACGTCCTGCGCTGTCGGCGGCCGAGCCGGCCGGGCAGGGTCAGGGCGGCGGGGGCGCCGCGCTGTTCCGGCGGCGGCGCAAGGCGCCGAGTGACCTGGAGCCGCGTACGGCGGTGCCGGGGCAGCCGAACGTGGTGGGGCCCGAGGACGGCTGGGGCAGTGCGGACGAGGAACTTCCGGTGGTGCCCCGGACGTACGACTTCCACGGCGAGAAGGTGCTCATCGTCGACGACGACGTGCGCAACGTCTTCGCGCTCACCAGCGTGCTGGAACAGCACGGGCTGGCCGTGCTGTACGCGGAGAACGGGCGGGAGGGCATCGAAGTCCTGGAGCAGCACGACGATGTGACGGTCGTACTGATGGACATCATGATGCCCGAGATGGATGGGTACGCCACGACTTCGGCGATCCGGCGGATGCCGCAGTTCGCCGGGCTGCCGATCATCGCGCTGACGGCGAAGGCGATGAAGGGGGACCGGGAGAAGGCGATCGATTCCGGTGCTTCCGACTACGTCACCAAGCCCGTCGATCCCGACTACCTGCTGTCGGTGATGGAGCAGTGGATGCGCGGCAAGTGA
- a CDS encoding response regulator, whose protein sequence is MVQKAKILLVDDRPENLLALEAILSALDQTLVRASSGEEALKALLTDDFAVILLDVQMPGMDGFETAAHIKRRERTRDIPIIFLTAINHGPHHTFRGYAAGAVDYISKPFDPWVLRAKVSVFVELYTKNCQLREQAALLRLQLEGGSSGGVDASKETAGLLAELSARLAAVEEQAEALTKQLGEDSADAGVVATAAHLERKLTGLRRALDALEPGTAGGAAALPAQN, encoded by the coding sequence ATGGTGCAGAAGGCCAAGATCCTCCTGGTCGACGACCGGCCGGAGAATCTGCTGGCGCTGGAGGCCATCCTCTCCGCGCTCGATCAGACACTGGTCCGGGCGTCGTCGGGGGAGGAAGCGCTCAAGGCGCTGCTGACGGACGATTTCGCGGTCATCCTGCTGGATGTCCAGATGCCGGGCATGGACGGATTCGAAACGGCCGCGCACATCAAGCGGCGGGAGCGGACCCGGGACATCCCGATCATCTTCCTCACCGCGATCAACCACGGTCCGCACCACACGTTCCGCGGTTACGCGGCGGGTGCGGTCGATTACATCTCCAAGCCCTTCGACCCGTGGGTGCTGCGGGCCAAGGTCTCGGTCTTCGTGGAGCTGTACACGAAGAACTGCCAACTGCGCGAGCAGGCGGCCCTGCTGCGGCTCCAGCTGGAGGGCGGCAGCTCGGGCGGCGTGGACGCGAGCAAGGAGACGGCCGGACTGCTGGCCGAGCTCTCCGCACGGCTCGCGGCCGTCGAGGAGCAGGCCGAGGCGCTGACCAAGCAGCTCGGCGAGGACTCGGCCGACGCGGGAGTGGTCGCGACCGCGGCCCATCTGGAGCGCAAACTCACCGGACTGCGGCGGGCACTCGACGCCCTGGAGCCCGGAACGGCCGGAGGGGCTGCGGCCCTGCCCGCGCAGAACTGA
- a CDS encoding FtsK/SpoIIIE family DNA translocase, translating into MASSTSGKGSQSTAGTAKGRTGRTTAPAKKAAPARKPPAKKAAAARRAPAKKAAVKPAPSPTGGVVRLVRAVWLGCAHAVGAVFRGLGQGAKNLDPAHRKDGVALLLLALALIVAAGTWSNLSGPVGDLVTMLITGLFGRLDLLVPILLGVMAVRFIRHPEQGDANGRIGIGLSALVIGVLGLVHIACGAPGRDEGTTAMQNAGGLIGWGASKPLIFTMGAPLAVPMLVLLTIFGLLVVTATPVNAIPQRLRRLGIRLGIIAPNEYDEGYGDEAEGAAGERHDPEQWRARTAAGSGDPADEAEEEALARRRRPRRAPARPGMEREMDAVDVAAAAAAALDGVVYGGMPPSPLVADLTQGITPEREGAELTAPVPTARGERPVPQAAPEAAPEAMPDASAQQPYATTAAASGTLSVPDLTKAPPQTQALPPRAEQLQLRGDITYALPSLDLLEKGGPGKTRSAANDAVVASLRNVFTEFKVDADVTGFTRGPTVTRYEVTLGAAVKVERITALTKNIAYAVASPDVRIISPIPGKSAVGIEIPNTDREMVNLGDVLRLADAAEDDHPMLVALGKDVEGGYVMANLAKMPHVLVAGATGSGKSSCINCLITSVMVRATPEDVRMVLVDPKRVELTAYEGIPHLITPIITNPKRAAEALQWVVREMDLRYDDLAAFGYRHIDDFNKAIRDGKIKLPPGSERELSPYPYLLVIVDELADLMMVAPRDVEDSIVRITQLARAAGIHLVLATQRPSVDVVTGLIKANVPSRLAFATSSLADSRVILDQPGAEKLIGKGDGLFLPMGANKPVRLQGAFVTEEEIAGIVQHCKDQMAPVFRDDVTVGQKQKKEIDEDIGDDLDLLCQAAELVVSTQFGSTSMLQRKLRVGFAKAGRLMDLMESRGIVGPSEGSKARDVLLKADDLDGVLAVIRGEAHP; encoded by the coding sequence ATGGCCTCAAGTACGTCCGGTAAGGGTTCCCAGAGCACCGCGGGCACCGCGAAGGGCCGCACCGGCCGTACGACGGCGCCGGCGAAGAAGGCTGCGCCCGCGCGCAAGCCGCCCGCGAAGAAGGCCGCGGCCGCCCGGCGCGCTCCGGCCAAGAAGGCGGCGGTCAAGCCCGCGCCGTCCCCGACCGGGGGTGTGGTGCGGCTGGTGCGCGCCGTCTGGCTCGGCTGCGCGCACGCCGTCGGTGCCGTCTTCCGCGGGCTCGGCCAGGGGGCCAAGAACCTCGATCCCGCCCACCGCAAGGACGGCGTGGCCCTGCTGCTGCTCGCCCTCGCGCTGATCGTGGCCGCCGGCACCTGGTCGAACCTGAGCGGTCCCGTCGGTGACCTGGTCACGATGCTGATCACCGGGCTGTTCGGACGCCTGGATCTGCTCGTGCCGATCCTGCTCGGCGTCATGGCGGTACGTTTCATCCGCCATCCCGAGCAGGGCGATGCCAACGGCCGCATCGGCATCGGGCTGTCCGCCCTCGTCATCGGTGTCCTGGGCCTGGTCCACATCGCCTGCGGGGCGCCCGGCCGGGACGAGGGCACCACCGCGATGCAGAACGCGGGCGGCCTCATCGGCTGGGGCGCCTCGAAGCCGCTGATCTTCACGATGGGTGCGCCGCTGGCCGTGCCCATGCTGGTGCTGCTCACGATCTTCGGGCTGCTCGTGGTCACCGCGACCCCGGTCAACGCGATCCCGCAGCGGCTGCGCAGGCTCGGCATCCGGCTCGGGATCATCGCCCCGAACGAGTACGACGAGGGCTACGGCGACGAGGCCGAGGGCGCCGCCGGGGAACGGCACGACCCGGAGCAGTGGCGGGCCCGTACCGCAGCCGGCTCCGGGGATCCGGCGGACGAGGCCGAGGAGGAGGCCCTCGCCCGGCGGCGCCGGCCCCGCAGGGCCCCGGCCCGGCCGGGCATGGAACGGGAGATGGACGCCGTCGACGTGGCCGCGGCGGCCGCCGCCGCGCTGGACGGGGTGGTCTACGGCGGAATGCCGCCCTCCCCGCTCGTCGCCGACCTCACGCAGGGGATCACCCCCGAGCGGGAGGGCGCGGAGCTCACCGCTCCGGTGCCGACCGCCCGCGGGGAGCGTCCCGTACCGCAGGCCGCGCCCGAGGCCGCGCCCGAGGCGATGCCCGACGCCTCCGCGCAGCAGCCGTACGCCACCACCGCCGCGGCCTCCGGGACGCTGTCGGTGCCCGACCTGACCAAGGCCCCGCCGCAGACCCAGGCGCTGCCGCCGCGCGCCGAGCAGCTCCAGCTGCGCGGGGACATCACGTACGCGCTGCCCTCGCTCGACCTGCTGGAGAAGGGCGGGCCGGGCAAGACCCGCAGCGCCGCCAACGACGCGGTGGTCGCCTCCCTGCGCAACGTGTTCACCGAGTTCAAGGTCGACGCGGACGTCACCGGCTTCACCCGGGGTCCGACCGTCACCCGGTACGAGGTCACGCTGGGCGCGGCGGTCAAGGTCGAGCGGATCACCGCCCTGACCAAGAACATCGCCTACGCCGTGGCCTCGCCGGACGTCCGGATCATCAGCCCGATCCCGGGCAAGTCCGCGGTCGGCATCGAGATCCCGAACACCGACCGCGAGATGGTCAACCTGGGTGACGTACTGCGCCTCGCGGACGCGGCAGAGGACGACCACCCGATGCTGGTCGCGCTCGGCAAGGACGTCGAGGGCGGCTACGTCATGGCCAACCTCGCCAAGATGCCGCACGTGCTGGTCGCCGGCGCCACCGGTTCCGGCAAGTCCTCCTGCATCAACTGCCTGATCACCTCCGTGATGGTCCGGGCCACCCCGGAGGACGTCCGGATGGTGCTCGTGGACCCCAAGCGGGTCGAGCTGACGGCGTACGAGGGCATCCCGCACCTGATCACGCCGATCATCACCAACCCCAAGCGGGCCGCCGAGGCGCTCCAGTGGGTCGTGCGCGAGATGGACCTGCGCTACGACGACCTGGCCGCCTTCGGCTACCGGCACATCGACGACTTCAACAAGGCGATCCGGGACGGCAAGATCAAACTGCCGCCGGGCAGCGAGCGGGAGCTCAGCCCGTACCCGTACCTGCTGGTGATCGTCGACGAGCTCGCCGACCTGATGATGGTCGCGCCGCGCGACGTCGAGGACTCGATCGTCCGGATCACCCAGCTGGCCCGGGCGGCCGGCATCCACCTGGTGCTCGCCACCCAGCGGCCCTCGGTGGACGTGGTCACCGGCCTGATCAAGGCGAACGTGCCCTCGCGGCTCGCCTTCGCCACCTCCTCGCTCGCCGACAGCCGGGTCATCCTCGACCAGCCGGGCGCCGAGAAGCTGATCGGCAAGGGCGACGGGCTGTTCCTGCCGATGGGGGCGAACAAGCCGGTCCGGCTCCAGGGCGCCTTCGTCACCGAGGAAGAGATCGCCGGGATCGTCCAGCACTGCAAGGACCAGATGGCGCCCGTCTTCCGGGACGACGTCACCGTCGGGCAGAAGCAGAAGAAGGAGATCGACGAGGACATCGGCGACGACCTCGACCTGCTGTGCCAGGCGGCGGAGCTGGTGGTCTCCACGCAGTTCGGGTCCACTTCGATGCTCCAGCGCAAGCTGCGCGTGGGCTTCGCGAAGGCCGGGCGGCTCATGGACCTCATGGAGTCGCGGGGAATCGTCGGCCCGAGCGAGGGGTCGAAGGCCCGCGACGTCCTGCTGAAGGCCGATGACCTGGACGGAGTGCTCGCCGTCATCCGCGGTGAGGCCCATCCGTAA
- a CDS encoding helix-turn-helix domain-containing protein has protein sequence MSIGNSNSPEEERPSTDDRSEDRSEDRIVERPVEGPSIGTALKKARIAAGLTVDEVSSTTRVRIPIVHAIEEDDFTRCGGDVYARGHIRTLARAVGLDPAPLVESYDDAHGGRPAPTPAAPMFDAERIRPERQRPNWTAAMVAAIVAVIGFVGFTAFSGGDDKDKRPVAEGSASPKPAPKQSGAKPAAPPQQTPQAPKPEPSDSAIAAAPKDLVTVVLTADTGESWISAKDSTGRLLFDGTLAQGESKTFTDKESVDLVLGDAGAVKLFVNGKEIKDDFQSGQVERLKYTKADPLQDQPQAG, from the coding sequence GTGTCCATCGGCAACTCCAACTCCCCCGAAGAAGAGCGGCCTTCGACCGACGACCGGTCCGAGGATCGGTCCGAGGACCGCATCGTCGAACGGCCCGTCGAAGGCCCGTCCATCGGGACGGCCCTCAAGAAGGCCCGGATCGCCGCCGGGCTCACAGTCGACGAGGTCTCCTCCACCACCCGCGTGCGCATCCCGATCGTTCACGCGATCGAAGAGGACGACTTCACGCGGTGCGGCGGCGACGTCTACGCCCGCGGTCACATCCGTACGCTCGCCCGCGCCGTGGGCCTCGATCCGGCACCCCTGGTCGAGAGCTACGACGACGCTCACGGCGGCCGGCCGGCACCCACGCCCGCCGCGCCGATGTTCGACGCCGAGCGGATCCGCCCCGAGCGGCAGCGGCCCAACTGGACCGCCGCCATGGTCGCCGCCATCGTCGCCGTGATCGGCTTCGTGGGCTTCACCGCCTTCAGCGGTGGCGACGACAAGGACAAGCGCCCGGTGGCGGAAGGTTCCGCCTCGCCCAAGCCCGCACCCAAGCAGAGCGGTGCCAAGCCGGCCGCACCGCCCCAGCAGACCCCGCAGGCACCCAAGCCGGAGCCCTCGGACAGCGCCATCGCCGCCGCGCCCAAGGACCTCGTCACCGTGGTCCTGACGGCCGACACCGGCGAGAGCTGGATCTCCGCGAAGGACTCCACCGGCCGGCTGCTCTTCGACGGCACCCTCGCCCAGGGTGAGTCCAAGACCTTCACGGACAAGGAGTCGGTCGACCTCGTGCTCGGCGACGCCGGGGCCGTGAAGCTCTTCGTGAACGGCAAGGAGATCAAGGACGACTTCCAGTCGGGTCAGGTCGAACGGCTGAAATACACCAAGGCCGACCCTCTCCAGGATCAGCCTCAAGCGGGCTGA